In Stomoxys calcitrans chromosome 2, idStoCalc2.1, whole genome shotgun sequence, the following proteins share a genomic window:
- the LOC131994699 gene encoding uncharacterized protein LOC131994699, whose product MDSRPTQERILSALKASNVEFPETASIAQLRTLYDSLQVNGGPSKQTELPSGNVVSSDSAGNSSVTVTTMSSNTLNETPVINSATADPENLLQSFQCNAKLAYPVQIFGKHRLQCLLP is encoded by the exons atggattCACGCCCTACTCAAGAAAGAATTCTTTCAGCTTTGAAAGCTTCAAATGTGGAATTTCCAGAAACAGCGTCAATTGCACAATTGAGAACATTATATGATTCTTTGCAAGTTAACGGTGGTCCATCAAAGCAGACTGAATTGCCTTCTGGAAATGTGGTTTCTTCTGATTCTGCTGGGAATTCATCTGTAACTGTCACTACAATGTCATCCAATACTTTGAATGAAACTCCCGTTATTAATTCCGCAACTGCCGATCCTGAAAATTTGCTTCAGTCATTTCAATGTAATG CGAAATTGGCGTATCCTGTGCAAATCTTCGGCAAACACAGACTTCAGTGCCTCCTTCCGTAA